The Cellulomonas oligotrophica sequence GCAAGCACGCCCTCGGGCTGCTGCTGCTCTGGTCGGCCGGGCACGTGCCCGACGTCGCCGAGCCCGCCGAGCACGCCGCCGCGTGGCTCGCGGCCCGTGCCGACCGGGCCGAGCGGGCGACGGCCGCACCGGCCCGGGCCCCGTCGGACCCCCGGGCCGCCGCCCGCCGTGCCGCCACGCGCGCCCGTCGTTCCGCCGAGGGTGTCGCGGACCTCGAACGGTGGCTGCACGACCAGGTCGAGCACGGCGTCGCCGGGGCCGACCGCGCCGGGTACGGACCCTACGAGCAGGTCGCCGCGCGCCTCGTCGACGCGCAGGCGCCCGGCCTGGCCGAGGCCGTGCGCCGCCTGCCCGCCGTCGCGGCGAGCGGGGAGGGCTGGCCCGCCCGCCTGCTCGACGAGCTCGCGCTGCTGCACCTGCTCGTCCGGGCGCACGGGCGGCTCGACGCGCTCGACCCCGCGCTCGCGGCGGTCGTGCGCCGCCGCGTCGGCGAGGCGACCCGGACGCAGGACGTGCTCGCCGCACCGGCCGAGCGCGACCGCTGGCAGGTCCTCGCGACCCGCGACGGCGCGGACGGGCGCGTGCGGTTCCGGCGCGTCCACGTGCGCGGCGAGCGCAGCGGGCAGGACCGCGTGGTCGTCGCCTTCGCCGCCTCGGGCCAGCCCCTGGAGGTGCCGCTGCTCGTCGGCACGCGCGTCGACGCCGACCTGCACGTGCACCCCGGCGACCCGACCCGCGCCGTCGTCGGCGCACGGCACGGCGAGCCCGAGACCCTGGGTCCCGTGACGGGCGTCCCGCTGGACGAGGCCGAGCGGGCCTGGTCGCAGGCCCTGACCGCCGACCCGTGGTGCACCGCGGCGCCCGTGGTCGTCGACGGTCTCGCACCGGTGCCCGGCCCCGGCGGCGGCGAGGACGGCTGGTCCGTCGTGGCCGACGGCGCCGGCGCCCTCCCGCTCGTGCCCTCGTCCCGACTGTGGCGCCTCCTCGCCGTCAGCGGGGGCCGGCCGGTCACCGTGGTCGGCGACCGGGTCCCGGCCGGGCTCGACCCCCTCGCGGCGTGGGACGGCACCGGGCTGGTGGCCCTGTGAGCGCCCGCGACGACCTCGTGACCGCGGGGCTGCTCGGGCTGCGCCGTCACCCCGTCAGCACCGACGGGCTGCCCGGTGCCGTCGGCGACGTGGTCCGCTCCCTGCCCGCGTCGGACGCCGCCCCGGCGCTGCTCGACGCGCTCGCGGTCGACGCCGTCGCGCGCCGGGCCGCGTCCGTGCCGCCGCGGGCGCCCGGGTCTGCCGGGGCCGTGGCGCCGCCCGAGGACGGCCGCGTGGCGGGTCCCGCCGCCGCTGCCCGCCTCACCGCGCTGCTCGCCCGGACCGACGCCCGCGGTCGGGCCCTGCTGACCGTGTGGCTCGCCGCCGCGGCGGAGCGGGGGGTCGTCGCGCCGGCGGCGGTGCTGCCCGAGCTGCTCGACCTCGCCGCAGGCCCGGCGGGCCCCGGGGCGGCCGTCGTCCCCGTGCTGGGCGCGCGCGGGCGTTGGCTCGCGGCCGCACGCCCCGGGTGGTCGGACGCGCTCGCGCGGCGCACCGCCGGGCGGACCGATGCGGACGCGGCACCGGACGAGGCCCGCGCGGCGATCGCCGACCCGACGTTCGGCCGTCGGCCGGCGTCCGAGCGTGCCGCGCTGGTCGACGCGCTGCACGCGGCGCTGGTGCGGTCGCCCGCCCGGCCCGACGACGAGGAGCTGCTCGTGAGGGCGCTGGCGGACCGGGCCGCGAGCGTGCGGCACGCCGCGGCACGCGCGCTGGTCGACCTTCCCGGGTCGGCGTTCGCCCGGCAGTGCCAGGACCGTGCGCTGGCCCTCGTGCGCCGCGAGCGCCGTGCCCTGCGCCAGGTGCTGGTCGTCGACCTGCCGGAGCCCGACGACGGGTCGCCGCTGCTGGGCCCCGGCACGACCGGCGGGCGGCGCGCCGCGCTGCTGGAGGCCCTCGTCGCCGCGACCCCGCCGCACCGGTGGGAGGAGCACCTGGGGGCCACGCCGGCCCAGCTGGTCGGGCGGACGGTCGACGGCGACCGGGACCGGGAGCTGCACGCCGGCTGGCGCGGCGCGGCCGTGCGCACCCGTGACGCCCGGTGGGCGGCCGCGCTGGTGGCGCGCCACGGGCCCGACCCCGGGCTGCTGCGGGTGCTGCCCCTCGCCGAGCAGGTCGAGGCGCTCGTCGCCCGGCTGCACGTGCGACGCGGCGTCCGTGACACCTCCACGCAGGGCGTCGAGGAGCTGTGGGACGTGCTGCCCACGCCCTGGCCCGACGCCGTGGTCGACGCCGCGATGCACTGGATGATCACCGGGCCGCCGCTGCCGGCGTGGTGGCAGACCGGCATCGGCGACCGGCTGGCGGTCGCCCTGAGCCCCGACCCCACCACCGAGGCGCGCGTGCGGGGCGCCTCGATGCGCACCACCGACCCCGCCACGATCGCCACCCTGCGGGACGTCGCCGACGTCCTGCTCGTCCGCCGACAGATGCTCGAGGAGCTGGCATGACCGACGTCGAGACCCTGCTGCGACCCCACGCCGAGCAGGCGTTCGCGCACGAGCTGGCCGCGCTCGACGCCGCCGACGACCGGCCCCGGCCGCCCGCGTGGAGGCTGTCGCCCTGGGCGGTCGTCACCTACCTGCTCGGCGGCACGCTGCCGGACGGCACGGTCGTCACCCCCAAGTACGTCGGTCCGCGCCGCGTCGTCGAGGTCGCCGTCGCGACTCTCGCCACGGACCGTGCGCTGCTGCTGCTGGGCGTGCCCGGCACGGCCAAGACGTGGGTGAGCGAGCACCTGGCGGCGGCGGTCTCGGGCAGCTCGACCCTCGTCGTGCAGGGCACGTCCGGCACGTCGGAGGACGCGATCCGCTACGGCTGGAACTACGCGCGGCTGCTCGCCGAGGGGCCGAGCGAGCGCGCGCTCGTGCCGTCGCCGGTGATGACCGCGATGCGCACGGCGTCGATCGCGCGGATCGAGGAGCTCACGCGCATCCCCTCGGACGTGCAGGACGCGCTCATCACGGTGCTGTCGGAGAAGTCCCTGCCCGTGCCCGAGCTGGGCACGGAGGTGCAGGCCGCGAAGGGCTTCAACGTCATCGCGACCGCCAACGACCGGGACCGCGGCGTCAACGAGCTGTCGTCCGCGCTGCGACGACGGTTCAACACCGTCGTGCTGCCGCTGCCCGCGACGCACGAGGAGGAGGTCGCGATCGTGACCCGCCGCGTCGAGCAGCTCGGGGTCGCGCTGGAGCTGCCGCCCGTGCCGGCCGCCGCCGACGAGATCCGCCGCGTGGTGACGGTGTTCCGCGAGCTGCGCTCCGGGCGCACCGTCGACGGCCGGCAGGCGCTGAAGAGCCCGTCGGGGACGCTGTCGACCGCCGAGGCGATCTCGGTCGTCGCGCACGGCATCGCCCTGGCCGCGCACTTCGGCGACGGCGTGCTGCGGCCCTCGGACGTCGCCGCCGGGATCCTCGGCTCGGTCGTCAAGGACCCCGTCGCCGACACCGCGGTGTGGGTGGAGTACCTCGAGTCCGTGGTGCGCGAGCGCGACGGGTGGCTGGACTTCTACGGCGCGTGCCGCGAGGTCACCGGATGACGACCGCCCCGGCCCGCCGCGCCCCGGCGGACGAGCCGCGCGTGCGGGTGCTCGGGGTGCGGCACCACGGGCCCGGCTCCGCACGTGCCGTGGCGGCCGAGCTCGACGCGTGGGCGCCGACCGTCGTGCTCGTCGAGGGTCCGGCCGACGCGGACCCGCTGCTGACCTTCGTGGGGCACGAGGCCATGCAGCCGCCCGTGGCCCTCCTCGCGACGACCGCCGACGAGCCCCGGCGCGCCGCGTGGTGGCCGTTCGCCGTGTTCTCGCCCGAGTGGCAGGCGCTGCGGTGGGCGGCCGAGCACGACGTGCCCGCACGGTTCGTCGACCTGCCCGCCGCCGTCTCCCTGGCCGTGGAGCATGACGCGCCGACGGAGGACCCTGCGCCGACGGAGGACCCTGCGCCGACGGAGGACCCTGCGCCGACGGAGGACCCTGCGCCCACGGAGGACCCTGCGCCCACGGAGGACCCTGCGCCCACGGAGGACCCCGCGCCGGCGGGAGACCCCACGCCGGACGAGGCCCCGGCGCCGGCCTGGGCCGAGCTCGACGCGGTGCGGACCGACCCCGTCGCGACGCTCGCGCGCGTCGCCGGGTACGACGACCCGGAGCGCTGGTGGGAGGACGTCGTCGAGCACCGGCCCGACGGCGCGACACCGTTCGACGTCCTGACGGAGGCGATGCAGGCGCTGCGCGAGGCCGCCGACGACGCGGCGGCGCGCGGCCCGCTCACGCGTGCGGCGGAGCACGCCGCGCTGCACGAGGCCCGCCGCGAGGCGCACATGCGCCAGCAGGTGCGGGCCGCGCTGCGCGAGGGGCACGAGCGCGTCGCCGTGGTCTGCGGCGCGTGGCACGCACCCGCGCTCACCGGTCGGCTCGGCCCCGCCGCGCCCGACGCCCGCCTCCTGACGGGCCTGCCGCGCCGCAGGGTCACGCTCACCTGGACCCCGTGGACGGCGTCCCGGCTGGCGTCGGCGTCCGGGTACGGCGCGGGCGTGGACTCCCCGGGGTGGTACCACCACCTGTACACCACCCCGGACGACGTCGTGGCCCGCTGGCTCGTGCAGGTCGCGGCCGTGCTGCGCGCCCGCGACCTGCCCGTGTCGTCGGCGCACGTCATCGAGGCGACCCGGCTGGCCCAGATGCTCGCCGTGGTGCGCGGCCGGCCCGCGGCCGGGCTCGCCGAGGTCACCGAGGCCACCCGCGCCGTGCTCTGCGAGGGCGACGACGCGCTGGTCGCGCACGTCACCGCCGAGCTCGTCGTCGGCGAGCGCATGGGCGCCGTGCCGGACGACGTGCCGACCGTGCCGCTCGAGGCGGACCTGCGCGCGAGCGCCCGGCGGCTGCGGCTCGCGTTCGACGCGGCGCCGCGCACCCTGGACCTCGACCTGCGCAAGGACACCGACCTCGCGCGCTCGCGCCTGCTGCACCGGCTGGCGCTGCTGCAGGTGCCGTGGGCGGTGCGGGAGCGGTCGGCGGCCCGGAGCACCGGCACGTTCCGCGAGACGTGGGTGCTGCGCTGGACCCCCGAGCTGGTGGTCGCGCTCGTCGAGGCGTCCACGTGGGGCACGGCCGTGGCCGAGGCGGCCGGCGCCCGGGTCGTCGCCGACGCGCAGGCCGCGGCGCTGCCGACCGTCACCGCGCTCGTCGAGGCGACGCTCGTCGCGGACCTGCCCGACGCTCTCGACCGGCTGCTGCCCGTGCTCGACGAGCGGGCTGCGCGCGACGGCGACGTCGCGCACCTGCTGCGCGCCCTGCCCCCGCTGGTGCGCGCGCACCGGTACTCCGACGTGCGCGGCACACGCGTCGACGCGCTCGCGCAGGTCGCCGACGCGCTCGTCGTGCGCGCCTGCGCCGCGCTGCCCGGTGCCGTCACGGGCCTGGACGACGACGCCGCGCGGGCGCTGCGGGAGGACCTCGACGCGGCGCACGACGCCGTGCGGCTGCGCGACCACGCCGACGGCACGACCCTGTGGCAGGCCACGCTCGGGCGTCTCTCGGGGCGCACCGACGTCTCCGGGGTGCTCGCCGGCCGGGCGACCCGGCTGCTGCTCGACGCGCGGGCGCTCGACGCCGAGGACGCCGCCGGCCGGTTCGGGCGTGCCCTCTCGCGCGGCACGCCGGCCCGCACGACGGCGGCCTGGGCGGAGGGGTTCCTCGACGGCGGCGGTCTGCTCCTGGCGGGGGACCGGACGCTGCTGGGCATGCTCGACGCGTGGGTGGCGCACCTGCGCGAGGAGGACTTCACCGACGTCCTGCCGCTGCTGCGCCGCACGTTCGGGGCCATGCCGGTGGGGGAGCGGCGGGCCGTGGGCGACGCGGTGCGCCGCCCGACGGCGCACGGTGCGGCGGCGGTCGACGACGACGTGGTGATCGACGCGGTGCTCGCGGCGGGCCCGCTCGCGACGGTCGCGCGGCTGCTCGGCGGGACCGTCCCGGACGGTGCGGGGGCTGCGTCGGCCCCGGCGCCGGTCGCGGCGGGGGCGGGGTCATGACGGCGGGCGACGGAGGCGGGGTGGACGTGCAGGCGACGGACCAGGCGCAGGGCGTGCCGCCGGGCGCGGGCGGGGACGCGGTCGACGAGGGCACCCGGCGGCGGCGCTGGCGGCTGCTGCTCGGCGAGGCCGGCACCCCCGACGCGGCCGGTGTGCCGCTCACCGACGCCCAGCGGGCCATGGACGAGGCGCTCGCCGCGCTCTACGACGACGGCGCACGTGGCTCGGGCGGCGGGGAGCGCGGCGCGGGGCTCGGCGGGTCGGCGCCGCGGGTCGCGCGGTGGCTGGGCGACATCCGCACGTACTTCCCGTCGACGGTCGTCGAGGTCATGCAGCGCGACGCCGTCGACCGGCTGGGGCTGCGGCGGCTGCTGCTCGAGCCCGAGCTCCTCGCCGCCGTGCAGCCCGACGTCGGCCTGGTGTCCACGCTCCTGCAGCTGCACCGCACGATGCCGGAGACGACGCGCAGCACGGCCCGGCACGTCGTCGCGCAGGTCGTCGCAGAGATCGAGCGCCGCATCGCGACGTCGACCCGGTCGGCCGTGACGGGCGCGCTGCGCGGGGACCGCACGCACCGCCCGCGCCCGCGGGACATCGACTGGGACGCCACGATCCGCGCCAACCTGGCGCACTGGCTGCCCGAGCACCGCACGGTCGTCCCGCACCGGCTCGTCGGGCGCTCACGGGCGCAGAGCATGGTCGCAAGGGACGTGGTGCTCGCCGTCGACCAGTCCGGGTCCATGGCCGAGTCGGTCGTGTACTCGGCGGTGTTCGGGGCGGTCCTGGCGTCGATGCGGTCGCTGCGGACGTCGCTGGTGGTGTTCGACACCAGCGTCGTCGACCTGACCGACCAGCTCGCCGACCCGGTGGACGTGCTGTTCTCCACGCAGCTGGGCGGCGGGACGGACATCAACCGGGCGGTCGCGTACTGCCAGTCGCTGGTCGCCCGCCCGACGGACACGATGTTCGTGCTGATCAGCGACCTGTACGAGGGCGGGGTCCGCGACGAGCTGCTCCGCCGGGTCGCGCAGATGGTGGCCTCGGGCGTGCAGGTGCTGGTGCTGCTGGCGCTGAGCGACTCGGGGGCGCCTTCCTACGACCGCGACAACGCGGCGGCGCTCGCGGCGCTCGGGGTGCCGGCGTTCGCGTGCACGCCCGACGTGTTCCCCGACCTGCTCGCCGTCGCCCTGGCCCGCGGCGACGTCGCGGGGTGGGTCGAGCGGTACGAGGAGGGGCGCGCCCTGGTCAGGTGAGAGGCGCGGTACGGTCCGCGCATGGCTGTGGTGTGGACGACCGCGTTCCTCGACCTCCCCGCACCGGTGCACGCGGTGGCGACCGAGTTCTGGCGGGCCGTCACCGGCGGCACCGTGTCGTCGTCGCGCGGAGAGGACGACCAGTTCGCGACCCTGCTGCCGCCCGACGGCGACGCCTACCTGGCGGTGCAACGGCTGGGGGATGCGCCGCGCGTGCACCTCGACCTGCACGTCGACGACGTCGCGCACGAGGCGGACCGGGCCGTGACCCTCGGCGCGGACGTCGTGCTGCGCGCCGACCACGTGGTGCTCCGTTCCCCGGGCGGGTTCGTCCTCTGCCTCGTCCCGGACCGCGGGGAGCGCACCCGTCCGGCGCCGGTGCCGGACGGGCACGGTGCGGTGCTGGTCGACCAGGTGAGCCTCGACGTCCCGGCGGGCGGACGTGCCGGCGAGCTGGACTTCTGGTCGGCGTTCACGCGCTGGCCGGCGCGCACGGGCTCGCGCCCGGAGATGACGGTCCTCGACCGCCCGGCGGGGATGCCGCTGCGGCTGATGCTGCACGAGCTCGGGGCGGACGACCCGCGCGAGGTGGTCACCGCGCACCTGGACCTGGCCTGCGGCCCGGACGTGGAGCAGGTCGCGGCGCACCACGTCGCGCTCGGGGCGGCACGGGTCGCCCCGGGGCACGGGTGGACGGTGCTGCGCGACCCCGCCGGGGCTGTGTACTGCCTGACGGGGCGCGACCCGGTCACCGGTCTCGTTCGGCCCTGACCCGTCCGTCCCTGACCCGTCCGGCGTCGTCCTGCGGCGCGGGGCACGCGCGTGTCGGGGCCCCTGCGTACGGTGCGAGGCATGGTGACCGACGTGCGGCCCGCGACGGGGCGGTTCGAGGACTTCGCGACCGTGGTGGGCACGCAGCGCCCGGACGCGGGTGGCTGCTGGTGCACGGCGTACCTGAACTCGTCGGTGCCGAACGCCGAGCGCCCGGCGTACATGCGGGACCGGTGCGCGAGCGACCCGGGCCCCGGCGTGCTGGTCTACGTCGACGAGGAGCCCGCCGGCTGGTGCTCGGTCGCGCCGCGCAGCACCTACCGGCGGCTCATGCGGTCGCGCACCATCCCGTTCGTCGACGAGCAGGACGTGTGGTCGGTGGTGTGCTTCGTCGTCCGGCCGGCGTTCCGGCGCCGCGGGCTCATGCACGTGCTGCTCGCCGGGGCCGTCGAGCACGCCGCCGCGCACGGTGCGCCGGCCGTCGAGGGGTACCCGGTCGAGACCGGGGGAACGCGGGTCGACACGATCTCGGGCTACGTGGGCACGGTCGAGCTGTTCGAGGCGGCGGGGTTCGTCCGCGCGGCGCCGACGCGCGCCCACAGCGGGCACCGCGAGCGCTGGCTGATGCGCCTGGAGCTGGGCTCCTGAGCCTGGTCGGCCTGCGGCGCGGCCGCGGGTCGGCGCTCAGCCGGGTGCCTCGGGGGCGGCGAAGCCCTCGCCGACGCGCAGCAGGCTCGCGCGCGTGAGCGTCCCGCTGCCGAACCGGGCGGCGACCGCGTCGACGGCGCCGTCGAGCCCGTCGCGGTCGGGACCGCCCAGCGCGAGGGTGGGCTGCACGACGTCGTCGGACGCGAGCTGCGTGACGGACACGCCCACGAGGGTGAGGCCGCGCTCGGCGACCCGGGGCGCGGCGTCGGCGAGGAGCCGCAGCGCGACGGCGGTGAGGTCGGCGCCGGACGCGGTGGCGTGCGGCAGGGAGTGCGAGCGGGTGGCGCGCGTGTAGTCGGCGAACCGCAGCCGCAGCACGACGGTGCGGGCGGTGCGGTGCCCGGCGCGCAGCCGCCGGCAGACGCGGTCGACGAGCCCGCGCAGCGCGGCGCGCACGTCGTCGGGCGTGTGCGGGCCGGGGCCGAGGGCGCGCTGGGCGCCGACGGACGTGCGCGTGCGGTCGGTGACGACGCGCTCGGGGGTGCGGCCGTGGACGACGGCGTGCAGGTGCCGGCCGGCGGCCGGGCCGAGGACGCCGACGAGCACGTGCTCGGGGAGCGCGGCGACGTCGCCGGCGGTGGCCAGCCCGTACGAGCGCAGGCGTGCGGCGGTGACGTCACCGACGCCCCAGAGCATCTCGACGGGCAGGGGGTGCAGGAAGGCGTCCTCACCGTCGGGCGGCACGTGCAGCAG is a genomic window containing:
- a CDS encoding VWA domain-containing protein — protein: MDVQATDQAQGVPPGAGGDAVDEGTRRRRWRLLLGEAGTPDAAGVPLTDAQRAMDEALAALYDDGARGSGGGERGAGLGGSAPRVARWLGDIRTYFPSTVVEVMQRDAVDRLGLRRLLLEPELLAAVQPDVGLVSTLLQLHRTMPETTRSTARHVVAQVVAEIERRIATSTRSAVTGALRGDRTHRPRPRDIDWDATIRANLAHWLPEHRTVVPHRLVGRSRAQSMVARDVVLAVDQSGSMAESVVYSAVFGAVLASMRSLRTSLVVFDTSVVDLTDQLADPVDVLFSTQLGGGTDINRAVAYCQSLVARPTDTMFVLISDLYEGGVRDELLRRVAQMVASGVQVLVLLALSDSGAPSYDRDNAAALAALGVPAFACTPDVFPDLLAVALARGDVAGWVERYEEGRALVR
- a CDS encoding GNAT family N-acetyltransferase, whose product is MVTDVRPATGRFEDFATVVGTQRPDAGGCWCTAYLNSSVPNAERPAYMRDRCASDPGPGVLVYVDEEPAGWCSVAPRSTYRRLMRSRTIPFVDEQDVWSVVCFVVRPAFRRRGLMHVLLAGAVEHAAAHGAPAVEGYPVETGGTRVDTISGYVGTVELFEAAGFVRAAPTRAHSGHRERWLMRLELGS
- a CDS encoding SWIM zinc finger family protein, coding for MDQRWSAEQVVALAPDASSAKAGHKLSSPGPWSSTGASARPAALWGLCQGSGRTPYATVVDLAAPAYTCSCPSRKFPCKHALGLLLLWSAGHVPDVAEPAEHAAAWLAARADRAERATAAPARAPSDPRAAARRAATRARRSAEGVADLERWLHDQVEHGVAGADRAGYGPYEQVAARLVDAQAPGLAEAVRRLPAVAASGEGWPARLLDELALLHLLVRAHGRLDALDPALAAVVRRRVGEATRTQDVLAAPAERDRWQVLATRDGADGRVRFRRVHVRGERSGQDRVVVAFAASGQPLEVPLLVGTRVDADLHVHPGDPTRAVVGARHGEPETLGPVTGVPLDEAERAWSQALTADPWCTAAPVVVDGLAPVPGPGGGEDGWSVVADGAGALPLVPSSRLWRLLAVSGGRPVTVVGDRVPAGLDPLAAWDGTGLVAL
- a CDS encoding DUF5682 family protein, translated to MTTAPARRAPADEPRVRVLGVRHHGPGSARAVAAELDAWAPTVVLVEGPADADPLLTFVGHEAMQPPVALLATTADEPRRAAWWPFAVFSPEWQALRWAAEHDVPARFVDLPAAVSLAVEHDAPTEDPAPTEDPAPTEDPAPTEDPAPTEDPAPTEDPAPTEDPAPAGDPTPDEAPAPAWAELDAVRTDPVATLARVAGYDDPERWWEDVVEHRPDGATPFDVLTEAMQALREAADDAAARGPLTRAAEHAALHEARREAHMRQQVRAALREGHERVAVVCGAWHAPALTGRLGPAAPDARLLTGLPRRRVTLTWTPWTASRLASASGYGAGVDSPGWYHHLYTTPDDVVARWLVQVAAVLRARDLPVSSAHVIEATRLAQMLAVVRGRPAAGLAEVTEATRAVLCEGDDALVAHVTAELVVGERMGAVPDDVPTVPLEADLRASARRLRLAFDAAPRTLDLDLRKDTDLARSRLLHRLALLQVPWAVRERSAARSTGTFRETWVLRWTPELVVALVEASTWGTAVAEAAGARVVADAQAAALPTVTALVEATLVADLPDALDRLLPVLDERAARDGDVAHLLRALPPLVRAHRYSDVRGTRVDALAQVADALVVRACAALPGAVTGLDDDAARALREDLDAAHDAVRLRDHADGTTLWQATLGRLSGRTDVSGVLAGRATRLLLDARALDAEDAAGRFGRALSRGTPARTTAAWAEGFLDGGGLLLAGDRTLLGMLDAWVAHLREEDFTDVLPLLRRTFGAMPVGERRAVGDAVRRPTAHGAAAVDDDVVIDAVLAAGPLATVARLLGGTVPDGAGAASAPAPVAAGAGS
- a CDS encoding ATP-binding protein; translation: MTDVETLLRPHAEQAFAHELAALDAADDRPRPPAWRLSPWAVVTYLLGGTLPDGTVVTPKYVGPRRVVEVAVATLATDRALLLLGVPGTAKTWVSEHLAAAVSGSSTLVVQGTSGTSEDAIRYGWNYARLLAEGPSERALVPSPVMTAMRTASIARIEELTRIPSDVQDALITVLSEKSLPVPELGTEVQAAKGFNVIATANDRDRGVNELSSALRRRFNTVVLPLPATHEEEVAIVTRRVEQLGVALELPPVPAAADEIRRVVTVFRELRSGRTVDGRQALKSPSGTLSTAEAISVVAHGIALAAHFGDGVLRPSDVAAGILGSVVKDPVADTAVWVEYLESVVRERDGWLDFYGACREVTG
- a CDS encoding DUF5691 domain-containing protein, producing MSARDDLVTAGLLGLRRHPVSTDGLPGAVGDVVRSLPASDAAPALLDALAVDAVARRAASVPPRAPGSAGAVAPPEDGRVAGPAAAARLTALLARTDARGRALLTVWLAAAAERGVVAPAAVLPELLDLAAGPAGPGAAVVPVLGARGRWLAAARPGWSDALARRTAGRTDADAAPDEARAAIADPTFGRRPASERAALVDALHAALVRSPARPDDEELLVRALADRAASVRHAAARALVDLPGSAFARQCQDRALALVRRERRALRQVLVVDLPEPDDGSPLLGPGTTGGRRAALLEALVAATPPHRWEEHLGATPAQLVGRTVDGDRDRELHAGWRGAAVRTRDARWAAALVARHGPDPGLLRVLPLAEQVEALVARLHVRRGVRDTSTQGVEELWDVLPTPWPDAVVDAAMHWMITGPPLPAWWQTGIGDRLAVALSPDPTTEARVRGASMRTTDPATIATLRDVADVLLVRRQMLEELA
- a CDS encoding VOC family protein, translated to MAVVWTTAFLDLPAPVHAVATEFWRAVTGGTVSSSRGEDDQFATLLPPDGDAYLAVQRLGDAPRVHLDLHVDDVAHEADRAVTLGADVVLRADHVVLRSPGGFVLCLVPDRGERTRPAPVPDGHGAVLVDQVSLDVPAGGRAGELDFWSAFTRWPARTGSRPEMTVLDRPAGMPLRLMLHELGADDPREVVTAHLDLACGPDVEQVAAHHVALGAARVAPGHGWTVLRDPAGAVYCLTGRDPVTGLVRP
- the dinB gene encoding DNA polymerase IV, producing MIEHVFDPTGRSAVLHADLDAFYAAVEQRDDPRLRGRPVAVGGGVVLACSYEAKRRGVRTAMGGRQARRLCPDLVVVPPRFDAYVEASRAVFAIFRDLTPQVQGVSIDEAFLDVRGLHRIDAPPVELAARLRARVAAEVGLPITVGVARTPFLAKVASRVAKPDGLLHVPPDGEDAFLHPLPVEMLWGVGDVTAARLRSYGLATAGDVAALPEHVLVGVLGPAAGRHLHAVVHGRTPERVVTDRTRTSVGAQRALGPGPHTPDDVRAALRGLVDRVCRRLRAGHRTARTVVLRLRFADYTRATRSHSLPHATASGADLTAVALRLLADAAPRVAERGLTLVGVSVTQLASDDVVQPTLALGGPDRDGLDGAVDAVAARFGSGTLTRASLLRVGEGFAAPEAPG